A stretch of the Candidatus Peregrinibacteria bacterium genome encodes the following:
- a CDS encoding DUF3352 domain-containing protein, with product MAKSKNKKAKRSGASKGENKAPNKVKKHVEHKVHKKHDEKHVAEAKPKAKRSLLGNLKNKFAALLLILLGLMSVVFIGAFFVKKAFEPLDIANVLPFDETVAMASLDGLSLVKDRSAIDSLADGSSFGINDLTSVIEEALDANFETDIKPWLGFKHGYALLQMTDENGVDKYEHVLFIQSINKKATLDFLGKFQLESLKDGLTSEKYNNYSIYSFAVGQNVSFLLLDKYFVFARDAQALKKIVDVRIGEADALISHDEFLAVRNNLKKDIGFVYYIPVKLFDYYMGEELSSGSALIRPILSLFQSQGHSMILNDKALIVQTYMNFDTAQSEERLPKLTSHYDGDLLRVMPPHFEYFWGSRDLSRVIAEFGVVLNQLHPSSFNVLEGVLNAKKEQYFGYEVDLREDIYKVFENEFALGLYAGPDHIDYLFVADEQDPDRIAKLQAYYMAAMQENGYRILEEGAPLNEGNSKSDQISVFPFDGRTNMYATMHKDIFVMGTSRELIEETLTHIDEGGLPSSDFTISSYLKDFDEINIASPALMGELLGEKWSKYLNNFTRIKAAKSIFPSGMALVHVFEF from the coding sequence ATGGCAAAATCAAAAAACAAAAAGGCGAAGCGAAGCGGAGCCTCTAAGGGTGAAAATAAAGCTCCAAATAAAGTAAAAAAACATGTGGAGCACAAAGTGCATAAAAAGCACGATGAAAAGCATGTGGCCGAGGCGAAGCCGAAGGCCAAACGAAGTTTGCTTGGAAATTTGAAGAATAAATTTGCGGCTTTGCTTTTGATATTACTTGGACTTATGTCAGTTGTTTTTATAGGAGCATTTTTTGTAAAAAAAGCGTTTGAGCCACTCGATATAGCGAACGTACTTCCTTTTGATGAGACTGTTGCAATGGCGAGCTTGGATGGATTGAGCTTGGTTAAAGATAGAAGTGCGATTGACTCTTTGGCGGATGGATCGTCATTTGGAATAAATGATTTAACATCGGTAATAGAGGAAGCGCTCGATGCGAATTTTGAAACTGACATCAAACCTTGGCTTGGATTTAAGCATGGGTATGCACTTTTGCAAATGACGGATGAGAACGGTGTGGATAAATACGAGCATGTGCTTTTCATACAATCGATAAATAAAAAAGCGACATTGGATTTTCTTGGAAAATTCCAACTCGAAAGTCTCAAGGATGGATTAACTTCTGAAAAATATAATAATTATTCTATATATAGTTTTGCAGTTGGACAGAATGTAAGTTTTCTTCTGCTTGATAAATATTTTGTATTTGCCAGAGATGCGCAAGCTTTGAAAAAAATTGTAGATGTGAGAATTGGCGAAGCGGATGCTTTGATTTCACATGATGAATTCCTTGCCGTCAGAAATAATTTGAAAAAAGATATTGGGTTTGTATATTACATTCCGGTGAAGTTGTTTGATTATTATATGGGTGAGGAGCTCAGTTCCGGGAGTGCCTTGATTCGGCCGATTTTGTCGTTATTTCAAAGTCAGGGGCATAGCATGATCTTGAATGATAAGGCGTTGATAGTTCAAACTTATATGAATTTTGATACAGCTCAGAGCGAGGAGAGATTGCCAAAATTGACCAGTCATTATGATGGAGATTTATTGCGAGTTATGCCTCCGCATTTCGAATATTTCTGGGGGTCACGTGATCTTTCGAGGGTAATTGCTGAGTTTGGAGTTGTACTAAATCAGCTGCATCCATCGAGCTTCAATGTTTTGGAAGGAGTGCTAAATGCAAAAAAAGAACAATACTTCGGATACGAAGTTGATTTGAGGGAAGATATATATAAAGTGTTTGAAAATGAATTTGCACTTGGGTTATATGCAGGTCCTGACCACATAGATTATTTGTTCGTTGCAGATGAGCAGGATCCTGATCGTATAGCAAAACTTCAGGCTTACTATATGGCGGCTATGCAGGAAAATGGTTACAGAATCCTCGAAGAAGGAGCTCCATTGAATGAGGGTAACTCAAAGAGTGATCAGATATCTGTATTCCCTTTTGATGGCAGAACGAACATGTATGCAACGATGCACAAAGATATTTTTGTTATGGGTACAAGTAGAGAACTCATCGAGGAAACTTTGACGCACATCGATGAGGGCGGACTACCTTCAAGTGATTTTACGATAAGTTCATATTTGAAGGATTTTGATGAAATAAATATAGCATCTCCTGCATTGATGGGAGAATTGCTCGGTGAAAAATGGAGCAAATACTTGAATAATTTTACGCGAATCAAGGCTGCTAAATCTATTTTCCCAAGTGGTATGGCTCTCGTACATGTGTTTGAGTTTTAG
- a CDS encoding DUF4012 domain-containing protein, with protein sequence MKKVDTITRIGEDGAAGSMPGASTKNWKSYYTIFAIALCFVFFVNAISIVQKLFNVKSDVTYAVQQGYNEFLANINERNDFSKARQYFLDAKVEMETIIGDGKFLNDNTLLDTVANMIQIGVELTDGAELTLKVEDMLLSNFKNLSGEKKLGEIEATLDDAIAHVENAVNLFEKISLNSLKVQLSKENYAHILTLKDQVTKLDQTLKEIKNNIHPLFKFLGVRYPNKVLVLLQNNNEIRPTGGFIGSLGFIDLNDGRIENIQVRDVYDFDGQAFDRMPNSEISIVSGQDWGIRDSNTSPDFEISARQAKRFLEEAKGPGVDSVVAIDLEFMRSILKKTGPIEIEEFALTLDAENFDIILSYIIESKTFGKNSPKEILKYFLADLEAQVFEKLDPLELVALIADGVNERHVQMYSDDSDIQEWFKELGAAGHLSSAAPYNDYLNVIDISVGGNKSDMFMWQAIKHESFIKKDGAITNQLTVKRTHTWNNDVENFVHDQLRTAGVFEPHPEMMRILGKDTNKVMVRAYIPYGSQLKTVIGVPKEEIRTMMDEVITYDNNGKTTRKLTYFLFPMDTVIGGTKEVVLTYDLPFKLNFDPLDDYRLFFDKQAGLKSVDFEKYIYYANGLRSYVTNPEFTESEDGELYRAVLRTDRMVGAAIGEE encoded by the coding sequence ATGAAAAAAGTTGATACGATTACAAGAATCGGCGAAGATGGGGCGGCAGGCAGTATGCCTGGCGCAAGCACTAAAAACTGGAAATCGTATTATACGATTTTTGCAATAGCTCTATGTTTTGTTTTTTTTGTAAATGCGATCAGCATAGTGCAGAAGCTTTTTAATGTGAAAAGCGACGTAACGTATGCGGTGCAGCAGGGGTATAATGAATTTTTGGCAAATATAAATGAGCGAAATGATTTTTCAAAAGCGAGGCAGTATTTTTTGGATGCAAAAGTTGAAATGGAAACCATAATCGGAGACGGTAAGTTTTTGAATGATAATACATTGCTTGATACGGTAGCGAATATGATTCAAATCGGAGTCGAGCTTACAGATGGAGCCGAGTTAACTCTCAAGGTTGAAGATATGTTGCTTAGTAATTTTAAAAATTTAAGTGGTGAGAAAAAACTTGGAGAAATCGAGGCGACATTGGATGATGCTATTGCGCATGTCGAAAACGCAGTAAATCTTTTTGAAAAAATTTCGTTAAATTCTTTAAAGGTGCAACTTTCAAAAGAAAACTATGCGCATATTTTGACACTCAAAGATCAAGTGACAAAGCTTGATCAAACCCTCAAAGAGATAAAAAACAACATTCATCCATTATTCAAATTCTTGGGAGTTCGTTACCCGAACAAGGTTCTTGTTTTGCTCCAAAATAATAATGAAATTAGGCCAACCGGAGGGTTTATTGGCTCGCTGGGATTTATCGATCTCAACGATGGTCGTATCGAAAATATTCAAGTGAGAGATGTGTATGATTTTGATGGGCAGGCATTCGATAGAATGCCAAACTCAGAGATCTCAATAGTGTCAGGTCAAGATTGGGGGATCCGTGATTCAAATACATCTCCGGATTTTGAAATCTCAGCTCGCCAAGCAAAGCGGTTTTTGGAAGAAGCCAAAGGGCCGGGGGTTGATAGTGTCGTGGCGATCGACCTTGAGTTCATGCGCAGCATTTTGAAAAAAACAGGCCCGATAGAAATAGAAGAATTTGCATTAACTCTCGATGCTGAGAATTTCGATATCATTCTTTCTTACATCATAGAATCAAAAACTTTTGGTAAAAATAGTCCGAAGGAAATTTTGAAATATTTCTTGGCTGATTTGGAGGCGCAAGTATTTGAAAAACTCGATCCACTTGAATTGGTAGCGCTAATTGCAGATGGTGTAAACGAAAGGCATGTGCAGATGTATAGCGATGATTCTGATATTCAGGAGTGGTTCAAGGAACTTGGCGCAGCAGGACATTTGAGCTCCGCCGCTCCATATAATGACTATCTCAATGTGATAGATATTTCAGTTGGAGGTAATAAATCAGATATGTTTATGTGGCAGGCTATCAAGCATGAAAGTTTCATAAAAAAAGATGGTGCGATTACAAACCAACTTACGGTCAAACGTACGCATACATGGAATAATGATGTGGAAAATTTTGTGCACGATCAATTGAGAACGGCCGGTGTGTTTGAACCTCATCCGGAGATGATGCGCATCCTTGGTAAAGATACAAACAAGGTCATGGTTCGTGCTTACATACCATATGGATCGCAGTTAAAAACAGTTATCGGAGTTCCAAAAGAAGAAATTAGAACTATGATGGATGAAGTTATCACTTATGATAATAATGGAAAAACCACTCGTAAATTAACTTACTTTTTGTTCCCAATGGATACGGTGATTGGCGGAACCAAAGAGGTTGTACTTACATATGATTTGCCATTCAAACTTAATTTTGATCCGCTCGATGATTATAGGCTTTTCTTCGATAAGCAAGCGGGGCTCAAGTCGGTAGACTTTGAGAAATACATATACTACGCTAATGGGTTGCGAAGCTACGTTACAAACCCTGAATTTACAGAAAGCGAAGATGGCGAGCTATACCGCGCAGTACTCCGCACCGACCGCATGGTCGGCGCTGCCATCGGAGAAGAGTAA
- a CDS encoding 3D domain-containing protein, producing MGAESNNQDRSAEMKAHLLRIEEEVESEGGIKDTLFEENEETEKGIEDLKRFYEIKAVFDEYMSRHDSDPVIERQIDVLNDPIKIREIIELGLIPRIVTFDVSAYYSPIEGQRSYGKTSKDEGTNETMYDEDGNKIYRQIKFGEAKALNGKGEVGKSGMSVFRGMVAAPDNANYPYGTKIYLPGIGMCDVQDRGGAIVKAGGRGNEFDRLDVWMGLGDAARENARDFGRDNFIEALVFGPREDIEAEIEGDSWLDRDPSGGEMISLN from the coding sequence ATGGGTGCTGAATCTAACAATCAGGATAGAAGCGCGGAGATGAAAGCTCATTTACTTCGAATAGAAGAAGAGGTGGAGTCAGAAGGGGGGATCAAAGATACTCTATTTGAAGAAAACGAAGAGACGGAGAAGGGGATTGAAGACCTTAAACGTTTTTATGAGATAAAGGCCGTGTTTGATGAGTATATGTCACGACATGACAGTGATCCTGTGATTGAGCGTCAGATTGATGTTTTAAATGATCCCATAAAAATCAGGGAAATAATCGAATTAGGATTGATTCCACGTATAGTGACCTTTGATGTGAGCGCATATTATTCACCAATAGAAGGCCAGAGGTCTTATGGAAAGACGAGTAAGGACGAGGGAACTAACGAGACTATGTATGATGAAGACGGTAATAAAATATATAGGCAAATAAAGTTTGGTGAAGCAAAAGCCTTAAATGGAAAAGGTGAGGTCGGTAAAAGTGGGATGTCGGTTTTCCGAGGTATGGTAGCTGCTCCGGACAATGCTAACTATCCATATGGGACTAAAATATACTTACCGGGTATAGGAATGTGTGATGTGCAAGATAGAGGGGGAGCAATAGTAAAAGCAGGTGGAAGAGGTAATGAGTTCGATAGATTGGATGTTTGGATGGGGCTTGGGGACGCTGCCCGTGAAAATGCACGTGATTTTGGTCGTGATAATTTTATAGAAGCTTTGGTTTTTGGTCCTAGAGAGGATATAGAGGCTGAAATAGAGGGTGATAGTTGGCTTGATCGAGATCCTAGTGGTGGTGAAATGATTAGCTTAAATTAG
- a CDS encoding helix-turn-helix domain-containing protein yields MQKIYTPEQVASMLQLHPLTVTKYIKMGKLKASKIGRIYRIGEDDVKMFLDEMS; encoded by the coding sequence ATGCAAAAGATCTACACGCCTGAACAGGTAGCATCAATGCTACAGCTTCACCCTTTGACTGTAACGAAATACATCAAAATGGGTAAGCTAAAGGCAAGTAAAATCGGCCGAATATACAGGATTGGAGAGGATGATGTGAAAATGTTTCTTGATGAAATGAGCTAG
- a CDS encoding pyridoxal-phosphate dependent enzyme has protein sequence MARTEFQLRLTEKEHEAKVTDSDIKRLDRGVIYERLEAIIGKTRLHIISHDDKEFSGDLLVKDETDNPTESHYDRCYIKLLRALEEGGTIKPGDTLLETSSGSAGVSFAWLAKKLGYKPIVFMPSFVPQPRIHEAERNAEVHLSDDRERYMTACAEKMVGYLRDMRNRHTQVGRGIWIVNHSMNPITLDAFEDIAREVMGEYPAQIESFVGGIGNGATLLSVGKYLRENQGTRVVGFEPIEACPAYRLTQDPNFVSTADLIEPPRRYTEDMKDMRPNDSFTPHDYPGLGGSGLIDFPFIKEALGQHVSTLLFAPKKSDIAKLRHSYPPPDTAYGNSTMAAQLLARYYLRRDEPQFKGPILTLAYDKADRY, from the coding sequence ATGGCACGCACAGAATTTCAATTACGGCTTACAGAAAAAGAACATGAAGCAAAAGTCACTGACAGCGATATAAAAAGGCTAGACAGAGGCGTAATTTACGAAAGACTCGAAGCAATCATTGGCAAGACTCGGCTACATATCATTTCACATGATGATAAAGAATTTTCTGGCGACCTACTCGTCAAAGACGAAACCGACAATCCAACGGAGAGTCATTATGACAGATGTTATATCAAACTACTTCGTGCCCTTGAAGAAGGTGGCACAATTAAACCTGGAGACACACTACTTGAAACGTCTTCCGGAAGTGCCGGTGTATCATTTGCATGGCTTGCAAAAAAACTCGGATACAAACCCATAGTCTTCATGCCAAGCTTCGTACCGCAACCACGAATACATGAAGCTGAACGAAATGCAGAAGTACACCTTTCAGATGATAGAGAACGCTACATGACGGCATGCGCAGAAAAGATGGTTGGATACCTACGTGACATGAGGAATCGCCACACACAAGTTGGCAGAGGCATATGGATAGTAAATCATTCCATGAACCCAATAACACTCGATGCATTCGAAGATATAGCCCGTGAAGTCATGGGAGAATACCCAGCTCAGATAGAATCTTTTGTAGGAGGGATTGGCAATGGAGCAACCCTACTGTCAGTTGGAAAATACCTACGCGAAAACCAAGGGACACGCGTAGTTGGATTTGAACCCATTGAAGCCTGTCCCGCATACAGGCTAACCCAAGATCCTAACTTTGTCTCCACGGCCGACTTGATCGAACCACCTAGACGATACACTGAAGACATGAAAGATATGCGACCCAATGATAGTTTCACCCCACATGATTACCCAGGACTTGGAGGCTCTGGGTTGATCGATTTCCCTTTTATCAAAGAGGCCTTAGGACAACATGTAAGTACTTTATTGTTTGCACCAAAAAAATCTGACATTGCCAAGCTCCGACATTCATACCCACCTCCAGATACAGCATACGGTAACTCAACTATGGCGGCACAACTTCTCGCAAGATACTACCTAAGAAGGGACGAGCCACAATTCAAAGGCCCAATACTTACACTTGCCTACGATAAAGCTGATAGATATTAA
- a CDS encoding helix-turn-helix domain-containing protein produces MQNFPQLERIGMTNKEIKLYLKLLEFGDAGANTLARSTNENRTTTYSLLNSMIDKGFVSYYKKGSLKHFAPVNPSMLVAKFLDDANQLKRILPELLAVTNSLAHKPKITFHEGLDGIKHICGLILSKPGSVRYSFMGIDKDKMDPDVFEYYENDYINKRIEKGIKYIGIVAGEIPMGTEYEKTQEGQLRELKYIDKNLFPLDIHIDIFPDNRVALFSQNKGEIMGVVIEHESFYNTMKTVFKLAWAGVDALEKKS; encoded by the coding sequence ATGCAAAATTTCCCTCAATTAGAGAGAATTGGAATGACAAATAAGGAGATAAAACTATATCTCAAGTTGCTTGAATTCGGTGACGCAGGGGCAAATACACTTGCGAGAAGTACAAATGAAAATAGAACTACTACTTATAGTTTGCTCAATTCAATGATTGATAAGGGGTTCGTAAGTTACTATAAAAAGGGCTCTTTGAAACATTTCGCACCTGTTAACCCAAGCATGCTTGTAGCGAAATTTTTAGACGATGCAAATCAGCTTAAACGTATTTTACCTGAACTTCTAGCTGTGACGAACTCACTTGCACACAAACCAAAAATTACTTTTCACGAAGGCTTGGATGGAATCAAACATATATGCGGATTGATCCTTTCAAAACCTGGATCGGTGCGTTATAGCTTTATGGGAATTGATAAAGACAAGATGGATCCGGACGTATTTGAGTATTATGAAAATGATTATATAAACAAAAGAATTGAAAAAGGTATTAAATATATAGGTATAGTTGCAGGGGAAATACCTATGGGGACAGAGTATGAGAAAACGCAGGAAGGTCAGCTTCGTGAACTGAAATATATAGATAAAAATTTATTCCCACTTGATATACATATAGATATTTTCCCAGATAATAGAGTGGCACTTTTTTCACAGAATAAAGGAGAGATAATGGGGGTCGTGATTGAACATGAATCTTTTTATAACACAATGAAAACAGTCTTTAAGTTGGCATGGGCTGGTGTAGATGCGCTTGAAAAGAAAAGCTAA